In Aquiflexum balticum DSM 16537, a single genomic region encodes these proteins:
- a CDS encoding sodium:solute symporter family protein, translating into MDILTWTYILVGTSFALYIGIAIYTRAGSTKEFYTAGGGVSPLANGMATAADWMSAASFISMAGIIAFSGYDGSVYLMGWTGGYVLLALLLAPYLRKFGKFTVPDFVGDRYYSNKARVVAVICALFISFTYVAGQMRGVGIVFSRYLEVDINTGVIIGMCIVFFYAVLGGMKGITYTQVAQYCVLIFAYMVPAIFVSMQLTGNPIPQLGLGDTVADGTYLLDKLDGVLGELGFAEYTSGRKGMIDIFAITLALMVGTAGLPHVIVRFFTVPRVKDARLSAGYALVFIAILYTTAPAVAAFGIYNAIDTVAGQPVNDLPEWVGNWQKTNLIVVNDINNDGIVQYSADPATNELKIDRDIMVLANPEIAKLPNWVIGLVAAGGMAAALSTAAGLLLVISTSVSRDLFRTFKPDMTEKRELLIARISAGGAVILAGYFGVNPPGFVAEVVAFAFGLAAASFFPVIIMGIFSSRMNKEGAIAGMVSGLVFTIMYISYFKFYSPELNNVEHWWFGISPEGIGSLGMLINFVVCYVVSKATPAPPQSVQDMIQEIRIPRGAGKAVDH; encoded by the coding sequence ATGGATATCTTAACCTGGACATACATACTTGTCGGCACCTCATTCGCCCTTTATATCGGAATAGCGATTTACACCCGCGCAGGGTCAACCAAAGAATTTTATACCGCGGGAGGCGGTGTCTCTCCCTTGGCCAATGGCATGGCCACAGCTGCTGACTGGATGTCTGCGGCGTCCTTCATTTCAATGGCCGGGATCATCGCCTTTTCAGGCTACGATGGCTCTGTTTACCTGATGGGCTGGACAGGAGGCTATGTTTTATTGGCTTTGTTACTTGCCCCATATTTAAGAAAGTTTGGAAAATTTACAGTTCCTGATTTTGTAGGAGACCGGTATTATTCCAATAAGGCAAGGGTAGTGGCTGTCATCTGTGCGCTGTTTATTTCCTTCACCTATGTCGCAGGACAGATGCGGGGCGTAGGGATAGTCTTTTCCCGTTACCTTGAAGTGGATATCAATACCGGTGTAATTATCGGTATGTGTATTGTGTTCTTCTATGCCGTTTTGGGTGGAATGAAGGGAATCACCTATACACAAGTGGCACAATATTGTGTGTTGATATTTGCCTATATGGTGCCTGCGATTTTTGTTTCCATGCAGTTGACTGGCAACCCTATACCTCAATTAGGCTTGGGTGATACAGTTGCTGACGGTACTTATCTATTGGACAAACTGGATGGTGTATTGGGAGAGTTGGGATTTGCTGAATATACTTCCGGGAGAAAAGGGATGATTGATATTTTCGCCATCACGCTTGCCCTGATGGTGGGTACAGCAGGATTGCCACATGTAATTGTCAGGTTCTTCACAGTGCCCAGGGTAAAAGATGCCCGTCTTTCAGCAGGCTATGCTTTGGTATTTATCGCGATTCTTTACACCACTGCTCCTGCTGTGGCAGCATTCGGGATTTACAATGCCATCGATACCGTGGCCGGACAACCTGTAAATGATTTGCCCGAATGGGTGGGCAATTGGCAAAAGACCAATCTGATCGTAGTCAATGACATCAACAATGATGGCATAGTCCAATATTCTGCCGACCCGGCTACCAATGAACTCAAAATAGACAGGGATATTATGGTACTTGCCAATCCTGAAATTGCGAAGTTACCAAATTGGGTGATAGGATTGGTGGCTGCGGGAGGGATGGCTGCTGCACTTTCCACTGCCGCAGGTCTTCTTCTTGTTATTTCAACGTCTGTATCCCGAGACCTTTTCAGAACATTCAAACCTGATATGACTGAGAAAAGAGAATTGTTGATTGCAAGGATTTCAGCCGGTGGTGCGGTCATTTTGGCCGGCTACTTTGGTGTGAACCCTCCTGGATTTGTGGCCGAAGTAGTTGCTTTTGCTTTCGGACTGGCCGCTGCATCTTTCTTCCCTGTAATCATAATGGGTATATTCTCCAGTCGGATGAATAAAGAAGGAGCTATAGCAGGAATGGTGTCCGGGCTTGTCTTCACAATTATGTATATCAGTTACTTCAAGTTTTACAGTCCGGAATTGAATAATGTCGAACATTGGTGGTTTGGTATTTCTCCCGAAGGTATAGGCTCTCTGGGTATGCTGATCAACTTCGTGGTATGTTATGTGGTGTCCAAAGCCACTCCTGCACCTCCACAATCTGTACAGGATATGATTCAGGAAATCAGGATTCCAAGGGGTGCGGGTAAAGCAGTTGACCATTGA
- a CDS encoding DUF4212 domain-containing protein — MSDNKIKMQAYWKKNLKTLFILLAIWFTVSFGFGILLVEQLDQIKIGGFKLGFWFAQQGSIYSFVILIFVYVYRMNKLDKEFDVNEE; from the coding sequence ATGTCAGACAACAAAATCAAAATGCAAGCCTATTGGAAGAAGAATCTAAAGACTCTTTTTATTCTTCTGGCCATCTGGTTTACCGTTTCCTTTGGATTCGGAATCCTTTTAGTAGAACAACTTGACCAAATCAAAATCGGTGGCTTTAAGCTGGGCTTTTGGTTTGCACAGCAAGGTTCAATTTACTCTTTCGTGATCCTCATTTTTGTCTATGTGTATCGGATGAATAAGCTGGATAAGGAATTTGATGTCAACGAAGAATAA
- a CDS encoding sensor histidine kinase, with protein MLSYGLIISFTFGYLALLFAIAWYSERSASRGKKLSSNPYIYALSLAVYCTAWTYYGSVGRAATNGLEFLTIYIGPSLVAPLWWIVMRKIIRISKVQHISSIADFISSRYGKNITLGGVVTVFCLLGILPYTSIQIKAVANSFDILQYSEISQNLIYSPFYQDTAFYVALGLALFTVLFGTRNAEATAQHEGMVMAVAFESVFKLIAFITVGVFVTYFVFDGFADIFTQASLRGLDHLFVLQGENGVSEWFWMSTLSMMAVLFLPRQFQMGVIENNDEKHLDKAMWLFPLYLLLINVFVLPIALGGLVHFPTETVDADTFVLALPIAYNQEWLALLVYLGGFSAATSMIIVSTIALSNMVSNNLIMPLLLVNDKLKLKYQHRLGSIVIWIRRATIFLIILAAYIYFREISAQFSLVSIGLISFVAIAQFTPAIIGGIFWKKGSRLGALAGIIAGFILWFFTLVVPTIVTAGYLPENILNNGLFGISGLKPQALFGFEQMSYVTHGLFFSLTLNLILYVVISLFTNQTSKEHNQAVVFVDIFKYSTILDSSIIWKGQAYLPDLKALLINFLGEEKTREVLDEFSARSDNNAAAKDFADPELVNYSERLLSGIIGSASARIMVASVVKEEEISMEEVLGILKETQELKSLNIALKQKSKELKNASQKLQKMNETLRLNDMLKDEFISTVTHEMKTPITSIRAFSEILLDDDLPESDKKRFLDIIIQETNRMTRLIDQVLDLERFDSGRQELNLEKADIRILILQTAESMLQVFKEKNIDFNIEIAYDEFQLLVDEDRLKQVILNLLSNASKFAKNKIVLKTYLKDHDLYLQVIDDGKGVPEEEAPYIFDKFFQAKNQTSKKPIGSGLGLAISKKIIEYHGGKISVSKQDGMTCFEFILPLQFENNLISQAIADDEQDTDSR; from the coding sequence ATGCTTAGCTATGGGCTGATCATATCGTTTACTTTTGGATATCTGGCATTGCTATTTGCCATTGCCTGGTATTCTGAGCGGTCAGCTTCACGGGGCAAAAAGCTTTCTTCCAATCCTTATATTTATGCACTTTCACTTGCCGTCTACTGTACTGCATGGACCTATTATGGTTCAGTTGGCCGGGCTGCTACCAATGGGCTGGAATTTTTAACGATATATATAGGACCAAGCTTGGTTGCACCACTCTGGTGGATTGTGATGCGAAAAATCATCCGTATCAGCAAAGTACAGCATATTTCTTCCATAGCGGATTTTATTTCCAGCCGCTATGGCAAAAATATCACCCTTGGTGGAGTGGTGACTGTTTTTTGCTTATTGGGAATATTGCCTTACACTTCGATTCAGATCAAGGCGGTTGCCAATTCATTTGATATTCTTCAGTACTCCGAAATCAGTCAAAACCTGATTTATTCACCTTTCTACCAGGACACAGCATTTTATGTAGCACTTGGTTTGGCATTGTTTACCGTACTTTTCGGAACACGGAATGCGGAAGCTACTGCCCAGCATGAAGGGATGGTAATGGCGGTTGCTTTTGAATCTGTATTTAAATTGATTGCCTTTATTACAGTAGGTGTGTTTGTAACTTATTTCGTTTTTGATGGTTTTGCGGACATTTTTACTCAGGCCTCCTTGAGGGGTTTAGACCATTTGTTTGTGCTTCAGGGAGAAAATGGCGTTTCAGAGTGGTTTTGGATGAGCACCTTATCCATGATGGCCGTACTTTTTTTACCCAGACAGTTTCAAATGGGAGTGATCGAAAACAACGACGAAAAGCACCTTGACAAAGCCATGTGGCTTTTTCCGCTCTATTTGCTTCTGATCAATGTTTTTGTGTTGCCCATTGCATTAGGTGGTTTGGTACATTTTCCTACAGAAACGGTGGATGCGGACACCTTTGTCCTTGCTTTGCCCATTGCCTACAATCAGGAATGGTTGGCTTTGCTGGTCTATTTGGGCGGATTCTCTGCGGCAACAAGTATGATCATTGTATCTACCATTGCCCTCAGCAACATGGTAAGTAATAACCTCATCATGCCCCTCCTTCTGGTCAATGATAAGCTCAAGCTCAAATATCAGCACCGGTTGGGGTCAATCGTAATCTGGATTCGAAGAGCTACCATATTTTTGATCATACTGGCAGCCTATATTTATTTTCGGGAGATTTCCGCACAGTTTTCATTGGTTTCCATTGGCCTGATATCTTTTGTAGCCATAGCACAATTTACTCCTGCTATTATTGGAGGAATTTTCTGGAAAAAGGGATCAAGGTTAGGAGCTTTGGCAGGAATTATTGCAGGATTTATACTTTGGTTTTTCACGCTTGTTGTTCCTACCATTGTCACTGCAGGATACTTGCCGGAAAACATTCTGAATAATGGTCTTTTTGGTATCAGCGGATTAAAGCCCCAAGCCCTTTTTGGTTTTGAGCAAATGAGCTACGTTACCCACGGGCTGTTTTTCAGTTTGACACTGAATCTTATTTTATATGTGGTAATTTCCCTATTCACCAATCAGACTTCCAAAGAACATAACCAAGCGGTGGTATTTGTGGATATCTTTAAATACAGTACTATTTTGGACAGTTCGATCATTTGGAAAGGACAGGCATATCTTCCTGACTTGAAGGCCCTTTTAATCAATTTCCTTGGAGAGGAAAAAACCAGGGAGGTTTTGGATGAATTTTCAGCCAGATCGGACAATAATGCAGCTGCAAAAGATTTTGCCGATCCGGAATTGGTCAATTACTCAGAGCGCTTATTGTCGGGAATTATTGGCTCGGCATCTGCGAGAATCATGGTGGCTTCGGTAGTGAAAGAAGAAGAAATCAGCATGGAAGAGGTGCTGGGAATTTTGAAGGAAACTCAAGAGCTCAAGAGTTTGAATATAGCCTTAAAACAAAAGAGCAAGGAACTGAAAAATGCTTCTCAAAAACTCCAGAAAATGAATGAAACCCTAAGACTCAATGATATGCTCAAGGATGAATTCATCTCGACGGTGACCCATGAAATGAAGACACCGATTACCTCAATCAGAGCTTTTTCTGAAATACTTTTGGATGATGACCTGCCTGAATCTGACAAGAAAAGATTTCTCGATATCATTATTCAGGAAACCAACAGGATGACCAGGTTAATTGATCAGGTCTTGGATTTGGAAAGATTTGACTCAGGGAGGCAGGAATTGAATCTTGAAAAAGCGGATATCAGGATACTCATTCTTCAGACCGCAGAGAGTATGCTGCAGGTGTTTAAAGAGAAAAATATTGATTTCAACATAGAGATAGCATACGATGAGTTTCAATTGTTGGTGGATGAGGACAGGTTGAAGCAGGTAATACTTAACTTGCTGTCCAATGCTTCCAAATTTGCCAAAAATAAAATTGTCCTGAAAACTTACCTGAAGGATCATGATCTTTATCTTCAGGTTATTGATGATGGAAAAGGTGTTCCTGAGGAAGAGGCTCCCTATATATTCGATAAGTTTTTCCAGGCCAAAAACCAAACAAGTAAAAAGCCGATCGGAAGCGGCTTGGGTTTGGCTATTTCCAAAAAAATCATAGAATATCATGGAGGAAAGATCAGTGTATCCAAGCAGGATGGAATGACCTGTTTTGAATTCATTCTTCCTCTTCAGTTTGAAAATAATTTAATTTCACAAGCCATTGCCGACGATGAACAAGATACTGATAGTAGATGA
- a CDS encoding ZIP family metal transporter → MVLNFILLFATAMVAGGLAYFIPSWEERYFKLVLVFAGSYLFAITVLHILPELFVESGDATKMGLFILLGFLLQQILALLSTGVEHGHIHHPSHQHAGVQVGVWTIMIGLFMHAFLEGTLLSHDGILIDHHNHDGHDHIHHHHHGNNNLLLGILLHKGPEAFALVAVLMSSMKKRWVFVLLVIFAFASPLGMVLSNLFYEKNLLSRQALNIFYGMVAGGFLHISTTIFFESSPDHRFYLNKVLISILAFGLAIGLEMFL, encoded by the coding sequence ATGGTTCTTAATTTTATCCTTTTATTCGCTACTGCAATGGTAGCCGGCGGATTGGCTTACTTCATTCCAAGTTGGGAAGAAAGGTATTTTAAATTGGTATTGGTCTTTGCCGGTTCTTATTTATTCGCAATTACTGTCCTCCACATTTTGCCTGAATTATTTGTAGAATCCGGTGACGCCACCAAAATGGGATTATTTATCCTGTTGGGATTTTTGTTGCAACAGATTTTAGCTTTGCTTTCAACTGGGGTAGAACATGGGCACATTCATCATCCCAGTCATCAACACGCAGGAGTTCAGGTTGGGGTTTGGACGATCATGATCGGCTTATTTATGCATGCTTTCCTCGAAGGCACGTTGTTGTCACATGACGGCATATTGATAGACCACCACAACCATGACGGACATGACCATATTCACCACCACCATCACGGAAACAACAATCTGCTTTTGGGAATCTTATTGCATAAAGGACCGGAAGCATTTGCCTTGGTGGCAGTGCTGATGAGCAGCATGAAAAAAAGATGGGTATTTGTTTTGCTCGTCATTTTTGCATTTGCATCACCTTTGGGAATGGTTCTTAGCAACTTATTTTATGAAAAGAATCTGCTCAGCCGTCAGGCACTTAATATTTTCTATGGCATGGTTGCAGGTGGATTTTTGCATATTTCCACCACGATATTTTTTGAAAGCAGCCCTGACCACAGGTTCTATCTGAACAAAGTCCTGATAAGTATTCTTGCTTTTGGATTGGCAATTGGTTTAGAAATGTTTTTATAG
- a CDS encoding FAD:protein FMN transferase yields the protein MRSNANKNIIYSIILLMLVAIVYLYRQNQEKPVEKIVEIKTGKVTLAGNTMGTSYRIVYLDNQERDFKNEIDSILVLFNQSLSTYIPDSELSVFNKSDSLVFELPYFLPVLEASKLIYEKTSGAFDPTVGPLVNLWGFGPEGPHLKDSINISNLLPLVGFNNVEFNGEMVKKLKSGIYLDFSAVAKGYGVDVISDFLISKGIENLLVEIGGELFAKGVNENGELWKIGVNRPEDLGRADELYSIIALDNKGMATSGNYRNYYEAGGIKISHTIDPFTGKPVRHGLLSATVLAADCMTADAIATALMVMGTESAIALQDKEKDFEIFLIYNDDAGEMQSFASEGLKPFLSFPHE from the coding sequence ATGCGCAGCAACGCCAATAAAAACATTATTTATTCCATAATTCTTTTGATGCTGGTAGCTATTGTCTACCTCTATAGGCAAAATCAGGAGAAGCCGGTCGAGAAAATTGTTGAGATAAAAACAGGAAAAGTAACGTTGGCCGGGAATACAATGGGTACAAGTTACCGGATCGTTTATCTGGATAATCAGGAAAGAGATTTTAAAAATGAAATTGATTCGATTTTGGTTTTATTCAACCAATCCCTTTCTACCTATATTCCAGATTCCGAGCTGAGTGTTTTTAACAAAAGTGATTCATTGGTTTTTGAATTACCCTATTTTCTTCCTGTACTTGAGGCCAGTAAATTAATTTATGAAAAAACATCGGGTGCATTTGACCCCACTGTAGGTCCGCTGGTCAATTTATGGGGGTTTGGACCGGAAGGACCTCACCTCAAAGACAGTATCAATATCAGCAATTTATTGCCTTTGGTTGGATTTAATAATGTTGAATTTAACGGAGAAATGGTGAAAAAACTCAAATCGGGGATTTATCTTGATTTTAGTGCTGTCGCCAAAGGATATGGGGTAGATGTTATCTCTGACTTCCTAATATCCAAGGGAATTGAAAACCTATTGGTGGAGATCGGCGGTGAATTGTTTGCCAAAGGGGTCAACGAAAATGGTGAACTTTGGAAAATCGGCGTCAACAGGCCGGAGGATTTGGGAAGGGCAGATGAGCTTTACAGCATTATAGCTCTTGACAACAAAGGCATGGCTACTTCTGGCAATTACAGGAATTATTATGAAGCAGGTGGAATAAAAATTTCCCATACAATTGATCCATTTACGGGAAAGCCGGTGAGACACGGATTATTAAGTGCGACTGTTCTTGCAGCAGATTGTATGACTGCTGATGCCATCGCGACCGCATTGATGGTAATGGGGACAGAAAGTGCAATTGCCTTACAGGATAAAGAAAAGGATTTTGAGATTTTCCTGATTTATAATGACGATGCCGGTGAAATGCAATCCTTTGCCAGTGAAGGTCTCAAACCATTTTTATCCTTCCCACATGAATAA
- a CDS encoding IS1/IS1595 family N-terminal zinc-binding domain-containing protein, translating into MEKAICPKCEYTKVVKSGVVGGRQRFKCKKCGYHFTVNKLGKSIDKYYVVKALQLYIEGISYREIERILGVSHVSVMNWVKQYKIKAPESYDYRPTYKVLNHTELVKFMAQKENLTDTGMLITELGDKFMIIKWERFKNR; encoded by the coding sequence ATGGAAAAAGCAATATGTCCAAAATGCGAGTACACCAAAGTGGTCAAAAGTGGTGTTGTAGGAGGAAGACAGCGGTTTAAGTGCAAAAAATGTGGGTACCACTTTACTGTCAATAAGCTCGGCAAATCAATTGATAAATACTATGTAGTAAAGGCTTTGCAGCTATATATTGAGGGTATTTCCTATCGTGAAATCGAAAGAATATTGGGAGTCAGTCATGTATCTGTAATGAACTGGGTCAAGCAATATAAAATAAAAGCTCCTGAAAGTTATGACTACAGACCAACATATAAAGTGTTGAATCATACGGAATTAGTAAAGTTTATGGCCCAAAAAGAGAATCTCACTGATACTGGAATGCTCATAACGGAACTCGGAGACAAGTTTATGATCATCAAATGGGAAAGATTTAAAAACCGATAA
- a CDS encoding porin produces MVVSPGYGQDTLASFMTQKDEMLFDHTYKPLVLNLSDNGSKYVRFLIWNQMWMRATENNPGTLGVDGLPQNSSTDIGIRRARFLAYAQVSPRFLILTHFGINNQTFTGGGVPGGGATGNPGNIPVTVNPETGTGSANGMSAKKPQMFFHDIWTEFNVTDELYIGSGLHYWNGISRMSSHSTLSFMAVDAPIFNWPLIELTDQFARQFGIYAKGQISKWDYRVSLNKPFSVGGGGSFDENRERPLAANVVNDNWASQGYIAYQFFEKENNKLPYFVGSYLGTKKVFNIGGGWHHHSKATTSKNSDGTINYHDIALLGFDAFLDLPLNAIKGTALTSYTVFYNYNFGPNYLRNIGIMNIGLGPGTTQNGPGNAQPTIGTGNIIYSQAGYLLPKSILGDYGRLQPFGALTYKDFEYFNSSSFQYDLGINYYINGHQAKITFQYSNRPLFENYLKSGSANEFILQTHLFL; encoded by the coding sequence ATGGTAGTATCACCAGGCTATGGTCAGGATACACTTGCATCTTTCATGACACAGAAAGATGAAATGCTATTTGATCATACTTACAAGCCACTTGTACTCAACCTCAGTGATAATGGTTCCAAATATGTCAGATTCCTGATTTGGAATCAGATGTGGATGAGGGCCACTGAAAACAATCCCGGTACCCTCGGGGTAGATGGTCTTCCTCAAAACAGCTCGACTGATATAGGTATACGCCGGGCGAGATTCCTGGCCTATGCCCAAGTTTCACCCAGGTTTTTGATTTTGACCCATTTTGGAATAAATAACCAAACCTTTACAGGCGGGGGTGTACCCGGAGGTGGGGCCACGGGAAATCCGGGAAATATTCCTGTAACTGTAAATCCTGAGACAGGAACCGGTTCAGCAAACGGGATGTCAGCCAAAAAACCCCAAATGTTTTTTCATGATATATGGACCGAGTTTAATGTAACTGACGAGTTGTACATTGGAAGTGGCCTCCACTATTGGAATGGCATTTCGCGAATGTCCAGCCACAGTACTTTATCCTTTATGGCTGTCGATGCACCTATATTCAATTGGCCGCTAATAGAGTTAACAGATCAGTTTGCACGTCAGTTTGGGATTTATGCCAAAGGACAGATTTCCAAATGGGACTATAGGGTATCCTTAAATAAGCCTTTTTCTGTAGGAGGCGGGGGATCATTTGATGAAAATAGAGAAAGGCCTTTAGCAGCAAACGTGGTGAATGACAATTGGGCAAGCCAAGGGTATATAGCTTATCAGTTTTTTGAAAAAGAAAATAACAAACTTCCATATTTTGTAGGGTCGTATTTGGGCACAAAAAAGGTGTTTAACATCGGAGGAGGTTGGCACCATCATAGCAAAGCCACCACATCCAAAAACAGTGATGGTACAATAAATTATCATGATATTGCTCTATTGGGTTTTGATGCATTCTTGGATCTTCCCCTCAATGCAATAAAAGGAACTGCACTGACTTCTTACACCGTCTTCTATAATTATAATTTTGGTCCAAACTACCTCAGAAATATCGGAATTATGAATATCGGTTTAGGTCCGGGAACTACCCAAAATGGCCCTGGAAATGCCCAACCCACAATAGGAACAGGCAATATCATTTACTCCCAAGCAGGTTATCTGTTACCCAAAAGTATTTTGGGAGACTATGGGAGACTTCAGCCATTCGGTGCATTGACCTATAAAGACTTTGAATATTTCAATAGCAGCTCATTTCAATATGATTTGGGAATCAACTATTACATCAACGGACATCAGGCAAAAATTACCTTTCAATACAGTAACCGTCCTCTTTTTGAAAATTATTTAAAATCCGGTTCGGCAAATGAATTCATTCTCCAAACTCATTTATTCCTCTAA
- a CDS encoding response regulator transcription factor, whose amino-acid sequence MNKILIVDDEPNILLSLEFLFKKEGFRVFIARDGEEAMGIIEENHPELVVLDIMMPKVDGYEVCKYIKEKNREVKVVFLTAKSKQQDVQKGLDLGADLYLTKPFSNKNLVSKVKSLLN is encoded by the coding sequence ATGAACAAGATACTGATAGTAGATGATGAGCCCAATATCCTTCTTTCGTTGGAGTTTCTTTTCAAAAAAGAAGGGTTCAGGGTTTTTATTGCCCGAGATGGAGAAGAAGCCATGGGCATCATTGAGGAAAATCATCCTGAATTGGTGGTTCTGGATATCATGATGCCAAAAGTGGACGGATACGAAGTATGCAAATACATCAAAGAAAAAAACAGGGAAGTCAAGGTTGTTTTCCTCACTGCAAAGAGTAAACAGCAAGATGTCCAAAAAGGATTGGATCTAGGGGCAGATCTTTACCTTACCAAGCCATTTTCCAATAAAAACCTGGTTTCAAAAGTCAAGTCATTACTGAATTAA